One window from the genome of Gimesia aquarii encodes:
- a CDS encoding anthranilate synthase component II — MILIIDNYDSFVFNLARYFEELGQQTLVIRNDQMTLAQAEQISPDALVLSPGPCTPNEAGVSQELITHFTHRVPILGVCLGHQTIAASFGGKIIKAPEPVHGRTSLIYHQKSRLLSNLPNPFKATRYHSLIIDEASLSSDLEITARTEEGIPMAIEHQTAPLFGVQFHPESILTESGRSLLESFLSFLPSLPEQSKNAHC, encoded by the coding sequence ATGATCCTGATCATTGATAACTATGACAGCTTTGTCTTCAATCTGGCCCGCTATTTTGAAGAGTTAGGGCAACAGACCTTAGTCATCAGAAATGATCAAATGACTCTAGCACAGGCCGAACAAATCTCACCTGACGCACTTGTACTTTCTCCCGGCCCCTGTACTCCGAATGAGGCTGGTGTAAGCCAGGAACTAATAACACACTTTACTCATCGAGTCCCAATTTTGGGAGTCTGCCTGGGACATCAGACGATCGCTGCCAGCTTTGGTGGGAAAATCATCAAAGCACCGGAACCTGTTCATGGCCGGACTTCTTTAATCTATCATCAAAAATCCCGTTTATTGTCCAACCTGCCTAATCCATTCAAGGCAACGCGTTACCATTCCTTGATTATTGATGAAGCATCACTATCTTCTGATCTTGAGATCACAGCCAGGACGGAAGAGGGAATTCCGATGGCAATTGAGCACCAAACAGCCCCACTGTTTGGTGTTCAATTTCACCCCGAGTCAATTTTGACAGAAAGTGGCCGTTCATTACTGGAAAGCTTTCTCTCATTTCTTCCATCACTCCCCGAACAATCCAAAAACGCTCATTGCTAA
- a CDS encoding thioredoxin domain-containing protein: MQSTKWNSKKCYLSIITITVTLIAISINQSLAGEWLHDFKIAQKMSKQKDLPILLHFHASWCGPCRQMDQSVLNTQVLTSQFGKRFIAVKIDSDQNQHLVERFNVRSLPSDILLTPTGTIITRTEGMQAKNTYLSFLGRGASRYENDRRVYLAQKSKQELMQKLEQQETTESFETEENTYVATEPPKLGLDGYSPVTLTRDRKWEKGKEEFNWPYQGITYHLASQTELEIFKIDPGRYAPQLLGCDPVILNKQDRAIPGNLKYGAYYDQNLYLFVDVESRNEFKKNPDRYSRTMHVLKIEQLETAVLR, encoded by the coding sequence ATGCAATCAACCAAATGGAATTCAAAGAAATGCTATTTATCGATAATAACAATCACGGTCACTTTGATTGCTATATCGATCAATCAATCTTTGGCCGGTGAGTGGTTGCATGATTTTAAAATAGCTCAAAAGATGTCAAAACAAAAAGACCTTCCTATTTTACTGCATTTCCACGCTTCCTGGTGCGGACCTTGCCGTCAGATGGATCAGAGTGTGTTAAACACTCAGGTTCTCACCAGTCAGTTTGGTAAACGTTTTATTGCCGTCAAAATTGACAGTGATCAAAACCAGCATCTGGTTGAGCGTTTTAACGTTCGTTCACTTCCCAGTGATATCCTTTTAACCCCCACTGGCACGATCATTACTCGTACAGAAGGCATGCAGGCCAAAAACACTTATTTAAGCTTCTTAGGTCGTGGCGCCTCTCGTTATGAAAATGATCGGCGAGTATATCTGGCTCAAAAAAGTAAGCAAGAACTCATGCAAAAACTAGAACAACAAGAAACAACCGAGTCTTTTGAAACAGAAGAAAATACTTATGTTGCCACTGAGCCTCCAAAGTTAGGTCTAGATGGATACAGTCCGGTCACTCTGACACGCGACCGAAAATGGGAAAAGGGCAAAGAAGAATTCAACTGGCCTTACCAGGGAATCACTTATCATCTGGCAAGTCAGACTGAGTTAGAAATTTTTAAAATTGATCCAGGACGTTATGCCCCACAGTTACTGGGCTGCGATCCTGTGATTCTCAACAAACAAGATCGTGCCATACCTGGAAACTTGAAATATGGTGCTTATTACGATCAAAACTTATATTTATTTGTTGATGTAGAATCACGCAATGAATTCAAAAAGAATCCTGATCGCTATAGCCGTACGATGCATGTCCTGAAAATCGAACAGCTTGAAACGGCAGTTCTACGCTAA